In Betaproteobacteria bacterium, the sequence AGCCAGGCCTATGCCGACGAACAACTGCGCAAGACCCTGCAATGCATCCGTTGTGGCGCCTGCATGAACCACTGCCCGGTATATACGCGGATTGGTGGGCACGCCTACGGCACGACCTATCCCGGCCCGATCGGCAAGATCATCTCGCCGCATATGCTCGGGCTGGAGGCGACCAAGAATATGGCTACCGCCTCGTCGCTGTGCGGGGCTTGTGGCGAGGTTTGCCCAGTGAAGATTCCGATTCCTGAACTGTTGATGCGCTTGCGGGAAGAGTCGTTTTCGGCGCCTCATGCGAACCCGGCCATGGTTGGTCAGGGGGCGGGATATAGCCGCCTGATGACTTTCGTTTGGCAGGGATGGGCGGCGGTCTATCGCTCTCCGGCGCTGTATGGCGTGGTGACTTGGCTGGGGAGTCGGTTTTCATGGCTGATGCCTTCGAATCAAGGGGCTTGGACGTCTGTTCGGGTGCCGTTGAAGCCGGCGCCGAAAAGGTTGCGGGATATTTTGAAGGAACGCGGGTAATGGCGTTCCCGTTGAACGAGCATGGGGTTCCGCCTTGCTGGCGGGCGTACTTTCTTTTGGCGAAGCAAAAGAAAGTGCGCCCCGCAAGGGCGAAACCCAGTGTTTATTAAGCATCAGCAATTAACAATCCGAGCCCCCCATGAGCGAACTCATCCAGCACCTCCGTCAGCACCTGCCCGACCACCAGATCATCATCGATGACCTGCGACGCCTGGCCTATGGCACCGATGCCAGCTTTTATCGCCTGACACCAAAAGTCATCACCATCGTCGAATCTGAAAATGACCTGAAAACTGTGTTGAGCGCAGCCAAACAGCACAAAACGCCGGTCACCTTCCGCGCCGCCGGCACCAGCCTGTCCGGCCAGGCGATCACCGATGGCATCCTGGCGCTGATCGGTGAAGGGTTCGCCACCTATGAACAGAATACGGATGCGAGCAAAGTCAAGCTTGGCCCGGGCATCATCGGCGGCGAGGTGAACCGCCGCCTCGCCCCGCATGGCAAGAAAATTGGCCCCGACCCGGCATCCATCGGCGCAGCCAAGATCGGCGGCATCGCCGCCAACAACGCTTCCGGCATGTGTTGTGGCACAGCACAGAACAGCTACCGGACGCTGGCCGGCCTGCGCGTCATGCTGGCTGACGGCGCGCTACTGGATACCGAAGACCCGCTCAGTATCGATGCCTTTTCGAAAAGCCACGCGGTCATGCTCGGCGAACTGGAACGGCTGGGCTGCGACACCCGTAATAATCGACCACTGGCGGAGCGCATCCGCCAAAAGTTCAAGATCAAGAACACCACCGGCTACAGCCTGAACGCACTGGTCGATTACGAACACCCGATCGACATCCTGGCGCACCTGATGATCGGTTCGGAAGGCACGCTCGGCTTCATTTCCCGTATCACTTACAACACGGTCGTCGAAGACCCGTTCAAGGCGAGCGCACTGGTTTTCTTCCCAGACATTCGGACTGCCTGTGAGGCCGTCATTCGCCTCAAGCCACAGCCGGTATCGGCCGTTGAACTGCTTGATCGCCCTGCCCTGCATTCCGTCGAAAACAAGCCGGGGCTGCCTGCGATCATGCGAAAACTAGGGGAGGAAGCTGCAGCGCTACTGATCGAAGTCCGCGCTGCCACGGTCGACGGGATAAATGAGCGAATTTCGCAAGTTCATGCGGCCATGGAAGGCGTTGCCACCGTCGAGCCGGTGCAGTTCTCGACCGACCCGGCGACCTGCGAGATGTACTGGAAAGTGCGCAAGGGCACCTTCCCCTCGGTCGGCGCCATGCGCCGCGCCGGCACCACCGTCATCATCGAGGACGTTGCTTTCCCCATCGCCTCGCTGGCCGACGCCACGCTCGATCTGCAGGCCCTGCTCCGTCACCACGGCTACCACGAGGCGATCATTTTCGGCCACGCGCTGGAAGGCAACTTGCACTTCGTCTTTACGCAGGACTTTGGCGATCAGACCGAAGTCGACCGCTACGCCCGCTTCATGGATGACGTTTGCGATCTGGTGGTGAAGAAATACGACGGCTCGCTCAAGGCAGAGCACGGCACCGGCCGCAACATGGCCCCCTTTGTCGAAATGGAATGGGGCAAGGACGCCGCCGACCTGATGCG encodes:
- a CDS encoding FAD-binding oxidoreductase; its protein translation is MSELIQHLRQHLPDHQIIIDDLRRLAYGTDASFYRLTPKVITIVESENDLKTVLSAAKQHKTPVTFRAAGTSLSGQAITDGILALIGEGFATYEQNTDASKVKLGPGIIGGEVNRRLAPHGKKIGPDPASIGAAKIGGIAANNASGMCCGTAQNSYRTLAGLRVMLADGALLDTEDPLSIDAFSKSHAVMLGELERLGCDTRNNRPLAERIRQKFKIKNTTGYSLNALVDYEHPIDILAHLMIGSEGTLGFISRITYNTVVEDPFKASALVFFPDIRTACEAVIRLKPQPVSAVELLDRPALHSVENKPGLPAIMRKLGEEAAALLIEVRAATVDGINERISQVHAAMEGVATVEPVQFSTDPATCEMYWKVRKGTFPSVGAMRRAGTTVIIEDVAFPIASLADATLDLQALLRHHGYHEAIIFGHALEGNLHFVFTQDFGDQTEVDRYARFMDDVCDLVVKKYDGSLKAEHGTGRNMAPFVEMEWGKDAADLMRKIKRLFDPDNLLNPGVILNDNPQAHLENLKPMPAAEDIVDRCIECGFCEPLCPSHRLTLSPRQRIVSVRELSRRAAAGEPAGTLGEDYAYMGLDTCAGCGLCSTACPVGIDTGDLTRRLRGRKLGATARAINTWTGEHFGTLANASRLGLTVGHAVSGVLGDNVLGRISGGAWKKNMPYAGKAPTPRATQGDPVVYFPTCGGRIFGPSMAGDQQLGDVIIELLGRAGYAPILPEGFDQLCCGQMLASKGMAEEADSMSNTLEAALMKASANGKYPVIMDASTCTARMQQHLSGRLKLYDFHEFAHDALLPRLMIQKQAGPIALHVNCSVKKSGSDAKLKKLLTACVEQVVEPAGVTCCGFAGDRGFVVPELNRHALRKIHDELPAACGCGVSTNRTCEIGLTAETGRTYRSIAYLLEECSRKESNLTC